The Pseudomonas fluorescens genome includes a window with the following:
- a CDS encoding HAD family hydrolase, with the protein MSLAEVRHWVFDMDGTLTIAVHDFAAIRVALAIPAEDDILTHLAALPADEAAAKHAWLLEHERDLALGSRPAPGAVELVRELAGRGYRLGILTRNARELAHVTLEAIGLADCFAVEDVLGRDEAPPKPHPGGLLKLAEAWSVAPEAMVMVGDYRFDLDCGRAAGARTVLVNLPDNPWPELTDWHARDCGELRRMLLA; encoded by the coding sequence GCTGACGATCGCCGTGCATGACTTCGCGGCGATTCGCGTGGCCCTGGCGATTCCGGCCGAAGATGACATCCTGACCCACCTGGCCGCGTTACCGGCGGATGAGGCAGCGGCCAAGCATGCTTGGCTGCTGGAGCATGAACGGGACCTGGCGCTGGGCTCCAGGCCAGCGCCGGGGGCGGTTGAGCTGGTGCGGGAGCTGGCTGGGCGCGGTTATCGCCTGGGCATCCTCACCCGTAACGCCCGCGAGCTGGCCCACGTCACCCTCGAAGCCATCGGCCTGGCGGACTGTTTCGCCGTGGAGGATGTGCTGGGCCGCGACGAAGCACCGCCCAAGCCCCACCCCGGTGGCCTGTTGAAGTTGGCCGAGGCCTGGAGCGTGGCGCCCGAGGCGATGGTGATGGTGGGCGATTACCGCTTTGACCTGGACTGCGGGCGTGCGGCGGGGGCGCGGACGGTGTTGGTGAACTTGCCGGATAACCCGTGGCCGGAGCTGACGGATTGGCATGCGCGCGATTGTGGGGAGTTGCGGCGGATGCTGTTGGCTTGA